Part of the Lolium rigidum isolate FL_2022 chromosome 6, APGP_CSIRO_Lrig_0.1, whole genome shotgun sequence genome, TTTCTTGAAGCTTGACTTCGAAAAGGCCTATGATAGGGTCAACTGGTGCTTCCTCCGCGAGGTTCTAACCCACAAAGGATTTGACCCCGGCTGGATCCATCGGGCGATGAGTCTGGTCAAGGGAGGCCAAACGGCTATCACCATCAACGGAGAAGTTGGCAACTTCTTCCGTAACGGACGGGGAGTCCGCCAGGGAGGCCCCCCCTCTCGCCCTTACTCTTTGACTATGTCGTCGAAGCTCTAGCGGCCATTCTTGACTAAGCTAAGGAGGCGGGACACAATCACGGGGTCATCCCACACATTATCCCAGGGGGGGTAACGCACCTACAATACGCCGATGACACGATCATCATGGTGCAGACGGACGATCTAGACATTGCCAACCTCAAGTTTCTCTTGCTCTGCTTCGAGAGCATGTCTGGCCTCCGTATTAACTTCCACAAAAGTGAGGTCATGGTTCTGGGGACTACGGACTTCGAGAGCCAGCGTATTGCCAATATGCTGAACTGTAAACGGGGTTCCTTTCCCTTTACCTACCTTGGTCTCCCGATTAGTGACCGGGTGCTCTCTGCTCGGGACTGGCAACCCCTTACCGCCAAGGTGGAAAAGCGTGCGGACCCCTGGATGGGTAAGTTTATGTCCTCCGCCGCTAGACTCACGCTTATCAACGCTTGTCTTTCTAGCCTTCCTATGCATGCTATGGGTGTCTGTCTCTTGGGCAAAGGGATCCATAAGCAGTTTGATAGACACCGTTCCCGCTTCTACTGGAACGCTAACGGGAGTCGCAACAAATACCACAGGGTGCGGTGGTCGGCCATGTGTAAGCCGAAGATCTTGGGGGGTCTAGGCATCATTGACACGAACCTCATGAACACTTGTCTCATGGCCAGATGGGTTTGGAGACTCTACGGGGGTGAGAATGGTCTTTGGGCGGACATTATACGCGGGAAATACCTCCACGACAGAGATATCTGGGTCGACCCCCCTAGCCCAGGCTCTCAATTCTGGAAAGCTCTCCAAAAGATCAAGTCGTTGTTACGCTTGGGGGCGAAACACCGTGTCGGAAATGGGTCCTCAACCCATTTCTGGCTGGATTGGTGGGTGGGATCTGGTAAGCTACAAGATCGCTTCCCCAACCTTTTGCCATTCCGGAGGCTCGGGAGGCCTCCGTGGCTAGCCTCTGGACCGACACAGGCTGGTCCATCCCCTTTTGACGGGTGTTGGGACTTATAGAAAGAGTGGAGTGGGTCAACCTTATGCGGGAAATTGAAACCCTTCGGCCGGCGGCTACCCCTGACTGCATGACATGGGTCCTTGAACCCTCGGGGAGGTTCACAGTCCGCTCGCTATACCGCAAACTCTGTGATGGTAACCCCTCCAAGTTCTTTGGTGCCATCTGGCATCTTGCGATCCCCTCTCGGATCCGCATTTTTCTTTGGCAACTGGCGCGGAAACGCCTTCCGACTAATGCCAATATTCGGCAACGTCGAGGCCCCTCCACACGGGTAGATGTGCCCTTTGTGGAGAGCTTGAGGACACTAACCACATCTTCTTTGAGTGTGGGCTGGCCAAATTCTTGTGGAGCGCAGTTAGGGAACTGCTATCCTGTTCGTGGAATCCCTCTTGCTTTGCGGATGTTTGTAGAACCTTACAAAACCAATCTACAAAGATGAAGCGTGTCCTGGGGATCTGCTGTGCAGCCCTTTGTTGGACTTTGTGGAATTTGAGGAACAAGTTCACAATAGAGGGGATCTTCCCTTCCCAGCCGGCTGATTGCCTCTACAAATTGTCTATGTACCTCCAGGTGTGGAAACCAGTGGCTAGAAGGACGGACCGGGAAGACATCCAGAGGGCGATTGTGAAGATCCGGACCCTTCATGCGGCGACACGGGATGTTGTGGAGGACATGCTGGTTTGAGTCTCCTTCTTCGCCGACATGTGTGTGTTCCTAGTTTTTCTTCCAGACTTGATGTGTGTTCCCAGCCTTCGTTTTGCTGGCGGTCTGTGTGAGACTCTTGGTGTGTGCCCAGCCTTCGAGCTGCGGGTTGTGTGAGACTCTTGGTGTGTGCCCAGCCTTCGAGCTGCGGGCTGTGTATCGATGTGTTGTGGTGCCGTTGTGAACCTTGTTGGCcgtggggctttattaatttaaagccagGCTCTGCTCGAGCCTTCTGTCTAAGGTAAGGTAGCTGTGATTTGGCAGTTTGGGGGTTGTTCCCTATATAAAGCACACCAAACTCTGTGGGAATAAGCACACTAAAGAGAAGCACCTGACAACTCCATTAGTCGTCTCTTTTTTCTGATCATAAACCCCTTAATTGTTCAACGAGGATGAAGAAGCTAAGCTGCCAGGGCAAGCCCAGAGGAGGCATTGGCAGAATGATGAGAGAGCACAAGTCCAGGCTCTACATCATCCGGCGATGCATCGTCATGCTTCTTTGTCACCACGACTGATTATTGATCAGTGCGCTTTGTTCGAGCAAACGGACCCCAGTTTTGTTCTGATCTCCGTTTCAGAATTCAGAGAGTGTAGGTCTTGACAATTCTTTGATGTGTATTCagttttttagaaaaaaatagaGGGAACGTGCCCGCTCTTTGATGTGTATAGTGAGATCTTTGATATGTTTTAGCATTCTTGTTTATTTGTGAGAAATGCTGACACTCTTGTTGTGCAATTGAATTATAATGAATTATCTGGATATTACTCAAGTGGTACTCACTTTTTCTTGCACATTGGATGTGTGAATGCAATTGATTTTTTTGAGGCAAATCAGTGGGTATTATTATAATTTTCAAAAAGTTATATGATACAAAGGGTTGTTGCTAGAGGATAGCAACAAGAAACTATCTAAAATACCATAGGCCTaaaaaagagggaaaagaaaACAGATCTACCAGATtatctttttcgataaagagcatgtattaatatcgcgaagataccaattacacccagtctctgcaacaatatcatgagatccataacttgaaacagcaacactgacaccaccaagacaacacctgaaactcAGCCTCTtcataagcgacgcctccaagaaggaaacagtgcataaACCAGATTATCTAAATCTCTCAACCCAATTTTTGAGCCATGCATAAGACTTCCTAGAAGCCTTATGAACAAGAAAAGCCAGCTCTTCCTTGAATCTTTTCATGCATCTATAAAGATTGGGGGTGCTGCCCTTGAAAATAAAATCATTTCTGGTCATCCAAACAGCCCATGCAGTCAACATAATCAATTCCATCTTGAATATCTTTGTACGGAGATGAGACAGAGCAGTGCAAATAAATGATCCGGGGGCAAAATTCTATTTTTATTCTATTATAGTTGCAAGGTTAAAAAAATATTGGATTATATCTTAAATATCTTTGCAACTCAGAACAACCCATTCTATAGGTTGCGATATTGATTGAAGAACAAAAGGAATCAAGCACAGTACAATCAACTTTTAATGTACCTTCCAAGAAAAAAAGTAAGATAAAAATTGTATGTATCCAAGTGTCAAAGATCTTGATATACCTTTCAAAACCAATCTCAAAGAGCAGTTCCAAAGTAAGATAAAAATTGTATGTACTCTCTCTAGCCGTGTGATATTACTTGACAACATATTTAGGCCGCACTGTATGATGATTTTCCTGCAAAACATACGAATAGAAAATATTTGAAATCAATTATCATCCTTGATTGCGAGACAGAGACAGGTACACTCTGCTATGATATCTACTATGATATCTAGTAAGTATTTATTCTAATTTAAAATGTGTTGTTCTAATTGCATAAGCTGCTGCCGAACTTCAATAGGATTTACTGGAAGAAGCAGCATGGAGCATGAAACCAGATAATTAGTATGGCTGGTCTATGGTGAGGAAGTATTGCCGTTGTAATGGCTTGTCTGACATTGACACCAGAGTATTCACCTATATGTAATGGATTTTTTGGCCAAATAGATCTTCGGTTATTTTCTAGTGGTAGCTACATCAGCAAAACACTTTCCTTACCCAATAAATGTCCCAGTTCAAAGTAGTAACTGATTGGCCATTTTCTTCCAAAGAGGTGGGTGGGGTATCTCAGACTCAGAGTGTAATCCAGGGTCACTTGGTGAAGAGGTGTAATCAACAAATCATAATTGTTCATGCTCATAGAAGCATATGCCATAAAATGCTGCTATGTCCATTAATTCACGTGATAATGTACTTCACAGTAAACTGCAGGAGCCTATCAGTTTGCCAAGTTATTGTTTCCATATACCATATAGTGGACACTACTTCTGGTATCCAGGTTTATTTTCTGCAAATAAGATGGAAAGAGCACATAAAAGTATAAACAACAGTTGCCTAAAATTCCATGTAGTTGAACGGTGTCACCTTCAAGCGCTATGTATTATCACCTCCTTCTCTGTCGCTGCAGCCTAACAGCGAGCTAGGAGCGCCACCAAGAAGAGGAAGACTAGCGAGTAGAACATATGGTCAAAGTCAGGCTGCTAGGGCCAGGTTGAGGATCCACCTCCACGGGAGTATGTCAAGGCAGTCTCATCCTACCTGCAAGTGCAATTGGAGAATTGTAATACATGCATGAAATTATATAATCCACTACCTCCTGATCCATTCATAGCAATATCAGCACTATCGTGATTCACAACTAACCGTACCCAGGGAGGTTGGATAGGACTGACAACACCTGCTTGGTCATGTGCCTCAACATTCGCAAcgctgcacccttcttcttcaccgccatcttccctTCTCGCTATTATGTTGCGGAGAGTCCACCCGCACGCCGGTGTCGGTATACTTGTGCGACTACTCCGGAGGCCAGCATCGCTCGGGAGAAAAGTGAGACAGCGATACTCTGGTCGGCCAGCGGCAACGACAgtcactgttggagatatgcccaagaggcaataataaaatggttattataatatatctttgtgtttatgataatgtttgcataccatgctaaaattgtattaaccgaaacattgatacatgtgtgttatgtaaacaacaaggagtccctagtaagcctcttgtataactagcttgttcattaatagatgatcatggtttcgtgatcatgaatattggatgttattaataacaaggttatgtcattgagtgaatgatataatggacacacacccaaataagcgtagcataagatcacgtcattaagttcaacttgctatttgctttcgatacatagttacctagtccttcgaccatgagatcatgtaaatcacttataccggaagggtactttgattacatcaaacgccactgcgtaaatgggtggttataaaggtgggattaagtattcggaaagtatgagttgaggcatatggatcaagagtgggatttgtccatcccgatgacggatagatatactctgggccctctcggtggaatgtcgtctgattagtttgcaagcatatgaatggttcataaggtatgacataccacggtacgagtaaatagtacttgtcggagacgaggttgaaaaggtatagagataccgatgatcaaacctcggacaagtaaaatatcgcgtgacaaaaggaatcggtatcgtatgtaaatggttcaatcgatcactaagtcatcgttgaatatgtgggagccattatggatctccatatcccgctattggttatttttcggagagaagtctcaaccatgtctgcatagttcacgaaccgtagggtgacacacttaaggtttgatgtcgttttagtagatatggaatatggaatggagttcgaagttttgttcggagtctcggattggatccaggacatcacgaggaggtccggaatggtccggagaataaaattcatatataggaagtcactttccaacttTGGGAATGGtccatttatggaaggtggtttctagaattatccggaataaatcactatgcaaggaggagtcccggagggactccaccaaccctaaccagccaaccaagtgggagggtggagtccatggtggactccacctccttggccggccaagcaaggggggaaggggagagtccctgtccctctacgtttcgtccatatggcagtttttgaattggggtcttattcgaagactttgggcaaaccctagggattccacctatataaagaggaggagaggggagctggccggccacttcaaccacaagttggccgcacccctcaaggctgcccaAGCAAGCgtccccttgatacgtctcaaacgtatctataatttcttatgttccatgctagttttatgacaatactcacatgttttatatacactttacatcattttgatgcattttccggtactaacctattaacaagatgccgaagcgccagctctcgttttctcgctgtttttggtttcgaaatcctacacagaaatattctcggaattggaccaaacaaaagcccatggtcttattttccacggagccttccgaacaccgaagaggagacgaagagaggccacgaggcggccacaccataggggcgcggccccacccccggccgcgccgccatatggggtgggcccctcgagcgtccccccgactctgccccttcgcctatataatccttccgtcgcgaaaaccctagtaccgagagccacgatacaagaaaagttccagagacgccgccgccgtcaaccctacctcggggggttctgaagatcgcctccggcacccttccggagaggggaatcatcaccggagggctctacatcaccatgcccgcctccggactgatgcgtgagtagttcatccttggactatgggtccatagcagtagctagatggttgtattctcctcttgtgctatcatgtttagatcttgtgagctgcctatcatgatcaagatcatctatttgtaatgctacatgttgtgtttgttgggatccgatgaatatggaatactatgtcaagttgattatcgatctatcatatatgtgttgtttatgatcttgcatggtctccgttgctagtagaggctctggccaagttgatacttgtgactccaagagggagtatttatgctcgatagtgggttcatgcctccattgaatctgggacagtgacaaaaagttctaaggttgtggatgtgctgttgccactaagaataaaacatcaatgctttgtctaaggatatttgtattgtttacattacgcacgcatacttaatgcaattgtctgttgtttgcaacttaatactggaaggggtgcggatgctaacccgaaggtggactttttaggcatagatgcatgctggatagcggtctatgttctttgtcgtaacgccctaagtaaatctcatagtagtcatcatgatatgtatgtgcattgttatgccctctctatttgtcaattgcccaaccgtaatttgttcacccaacatgttatttatcttattggagagacaccactagtgaactgtggaccccggtccattcttttacatccgaaatacaacctatcgcaatcattgttctctcgttgttctttgcaagcaaacatcattctccacaccatacgtttaatcctttgtttacagcaagccggtgagattgacaacctcactgttaagttggggcaaagtattttgattgtgttgtgcaggttccacgttggcgtcggaatccctggtgttgtgccgcactacactccttcaccaacaaccttcacgtggccttcatctcctacaggttcgataaccttggtttcttaccgagggaaaacttgctgttgtacgcatcacaccttcctcttggggttcccaacggacgtgtgcttcacgcgccatcaagcatattttctggcgccgttgccggggagatcaagacacgctgcaaggggagtctctcacatccaatctctttactttgtttattgtcttgctttattttgttttctgttttgtttgctttctttatatcaaaaacacacaaaaattagttacttgttttactttatttcattcggtttgctttattactgttaaaatgaatactcctgagaacattaagttgtgtgacttcactagttaggcttaatggaaaacaacaaaaaaattagagatctttatgaactttatattgaattaggacatgatgtgtttgaagagaaaattaaaaaacccatgaaactttgtttgcaaaatagttgtagcaatgtttttagcatgaattctttgaacactattatttttaatgctatggaaaagtctaagcttggggaagctggttgtgatatttttagtcccccaagcatggaggagaaaatttactttgatgatactttacctcctatatatgatgattacaatgatgactatcatattttcagtccacctactattgaggagaaaattaattatgattacaatatgcctcctatatatgatgattatggtgatgagaataataatgatagctatcttattgaatttgctcccactacaattaatagtaatgactatgcttatgtggagagtaataatt contains:
- the LOC124659852 gene encoding small polypeptide DEVIL 5-like, which translates into the protein MKKLSCQGKPRGGIGRMMREHKSRLYIIRRCIVMLLCHHD